In one window of Borreliella mayonii DNA:
- a CDS encoding P52 family lipoprotein, whose protein sequence is MENIFEYLKLNAVEICVLKDIKKVIYKFYESILDIENDAETINILSPHKSQNILNEFFFNLGPKKSKELINLFRKIKVKLGDNVFENKVFIFYLCLDDVDFFKLLYVLDKSNFDDYLILIYEKFLAIRKDLKLILNNYGSNNL, encoded by the coding sequence ATTCGAGTACTTAAAATTAAATGCCGTCGAAATTTGTGTTTTAAAAGATATAAAAAAAGTTATTTATAAGTTCTATGAGTCGATTTTAGATATAGAAAATGATGCGGAGACAATAAATATATTGTCTCCGCATAAAAGTCAAAACATTTTAAATGAATTTTTTTTTAATTTGGGGCCAAAAAAGTCTAAAGAATTAATCAACCTTTTTCGTAAAATTAAAGTAAAGCTGGGTGATAATGTGTTTGAAAATAAGGTTTTCATATTCTATTTATGTCTTGATGATGTAGATTTTTTTAAACTTTTGTATGTGCTTGATAAAAGCAATTTTGATGATTATCTAATATTGATTTATGAAAAATTTCTTGCTATAAGAAAAGATTTGAAATTAATATTGAACAATTATGGTTCGAATAACTTGTAA